The Tardiphaga alba genome includes a window with the following:
- a CDS encoding flavin-containing monooxygenase, which yields MKTAGHAVEAVEQNADVGGQWLYGSAPSAVYASTHLISSKRTTAFADFPMPENWPAYPSHRQVLDYLHSYARHFDLYPSIRFNTGVQSLKREGDGWRATFSDGTSAGYAGVIIANGHLSDPLIPKTAGAFDGPVMHAKDYKTADIFEGKRVLVVGMGNTGCDIVVDAVHRADKVLWSVRGGNHFVPKFLGGKPADEGNHKPKRFIIPKGIRARLHEPILRFIVGPPERFGLPKPGHRLYDRTPIVNSLVLQHLGQGDVTVRKPIREFAGKRVVFADGQADEVDLVLLATGYRITFPFLGDLAALDWQDAIGAPRLFMNMFPSDDNGLYVAGLLEGAGVGWEGRALQARVIAAYLAARAARPDAAAAWRREIATWFAQPQRGDGGEHGLFVDFLTYKRDLQRALARLS from the coding sequence ATGAAGACCGCCGGCCATGCAGTCGAGGCCGTCGAGCAGAACGCCGATGTCGGCGGGCAATGGCTCTATGGTTCAGCACCGAGCGCCGTTTATGCATCGACGCATCTGATCTCGTCGAAGCGCACCACGGCCTTTGCAGATTTCCCGATGCCCGAGAACTGGCCGGCCTATCCGAGCCATCGTCAGGTACTCGACTATTTGCATAGCTATGCGCGACATTTCGATCTCTATCCATCGATCCGCTTCAACACCGGCGTGCAATCCCTGAAGCGGGAAGGGGATGGCTGGCGCGCGACATTCAGCGACGGCACATCCGCCGGATATGCCGGCGTCATCATCGCCAACGGCCATCTCAGCGATCCCCTGATCCCCAAGACGGCAGGCGCGTTCGACGGTCCGGTGATGCATGCCAAGGACTATAAGACCGCCGATATTTTTGAAGGAAAGCGCGTGCTGGTCGTCGGCATGGGCAATACCGGCTGCGATATCGTCGTCGATGCCGTGCACCGTGCGGACAAGGTGCTGTGGAGCGTGCGCGGCGGCAATCACTTCGTGCCGAAATTTCTGGGCGGCAAGCCGGCCGACGAAGGCAATCACAAGCCGAAACGCTTCATCATTCCGAAGGGAATTCGCGCGCGCCTGCATGAGCCGATCCTGCGCTTCATCGTCGGTCCGCCCGAACGCTTCGGGCTGCCGAAGCCCGGGCATCGGCTCTATGATCGCACGCCTATCGTCAACTCGCTGGTGCTGCAGCATTTGGGTCAAGGCGATGTCACCGTGCGAAAACCGATCCGCGAATTTGCCGGCAAGCGCGTGGTGTTTGCCGATGGGCAGGCCGACGAGGTCGATCTCGTTTTGCTCGCCACTGGCTATCGGATCACGTTTCCGTTTCTGGGTGATCTGGCCGCGCTCGACTGGCAGGACGCCATCGGTGCGCCGCGCCTGTTCATGAACATGTTTCCGTCAGACGATAACGGGCTCTATGTCGCCGGCCTTCTCGAAGGCGCTGGCGTCGGCTGGGAGGGCCGCGCGCTGCAGGCGCGCGTGATCGCGGCCTATCTTGCAGCCCGCGCTGCGCGTCCGGATGCCGCTGCGGCGTGGCGACGCGAGATCGCGACATGGTTCGCGCAGCCGCAGCGCGGGGATGGCGGCGAGCATGGCCTGTTTGTCGATTTTTTGACCTATAAGCGCGACCTGCAACGCGCTTTGGCCCGGTTGAGTTGA
- a CDS encoding dienelactone hydrolase family protein, producing the protein MGTSISFKRPDGKEAKGYLAKAGCANAPGVVMIQEWWGLSDQIKGLADRLAQEGFDVLAPDLYNGVVVPYHDTDAANKEMNSLDFMDATTQTVRGAVQYLSKDGAKVGLTGFCLGGAVTVIGATKIPELSAAVAFYGIPPEQAAKPADVQVPLQGHFANRDDWCTPEVVDNFEKGLKAAGKSAEFFRYDADHAFVNEQRAEVHDLEAAKLAWGRAAAFFKKHLG; encoded by the coding sequence ATGGGAACATCGATCAGCTTCAAGCGCCCCGACGGCAAGGAAGCCAAGGGCTATCTGGCGAAGGCCGGCTGCGCCAATGCGCCGGGCGTGGTCATGATCCAGGAATGGTGGGGCCTGTCCGACCAGATCAAGGGGCTCGCCGATCGCCTCGCCCAGGAAGGTTTCGATGTGTTGGCGCCGGATCTCTATAACGGCGTGGTCGTGCCCTATCACGACACGGACGCTGCCAACAAAGAGATGAACTCGCTCGATTTCATGGATGCCACCACGCAGACCGTGCGCGGCGCCGTGCAATATCTGTCGAAGGATGGCGCCAAGGTCGGCCTCACCGGCTTCTGCCTCGGCGGCGCCGTCACCGTGATCGGCGCGACCAAGATCCCCGAGCTGAGCGCTGCGGTTGCGTTCTACGGCATCCCGCCGGAGCAGGCCGCAAAGCCCGCCGACGTGCAGGTGCCGCTGCAGGGGCACTTCGCCAATCGCGACGACTGGTGCACGCCGGAAGTGGTCGATAATTTCGAGAAGGGCCTGAAGGCCGCCGGCAAGAGCGCGGAATTCTTCCGCTATGACGCCGACCACGCCTTCGTCAACGAACAGCGCGCCGAGGTGCACGATCTCGAAGCCGCCAAGCTCGCCTGGGGCCGCGCGGCTGCGTTCTTCAAGAAGCATCTGGGGTAA
- a CDS encoding GNAT family N-acetyltransferase, protein MLIRRARSDDAAKACVVMRRSISELCGSDHHGDPATLDAWLANKTPAVFERWIADTGNVVLVAAEDDAILAVGAVRTNGEITLNYVSPDARFRGVSRALLAGLEEVASDFGNEMCCLTSTETAHRFYLSCGYTDCEDPEGKFGTSSSYPMQKSLRGTGSPSPSP, encoded by the coding sequence ATGCTGATCCGCAGGGCTCGCAGCGATGATGCCGCAAAGGCCTGCGTGGTCATGCGGAGGTCGATCAGCGAGCTCTGCGGCAGCGACCATCACGGCGATCCCGCAACCCTTGACGCCTGGCTGGCAAACAAGACGCCAGCCGTGTTCGAGCGCTGGATCGCCGATACCGGCAATGTCGTTCTGGTCGCGGCCGAGGACGACGCCATTCTTGCGGTTGGCGCTGTCAGAACCAACGGCGAGATCACGCTCAACTATGTGTCGCCGGATGCACGCTTCCGGGGCGTCAGCCGCGCTCTTCTGGCAGGGCTGGAAGAGGTTGCCAGCGATTTTGGCAACGAGATGTGTTGCCTGACCAGCACCGAGACGGCGCATCGCTTCTATCTCTCGTGTGGCTACACGGATTGCGAAGACCCCGAGGGAAAATTCGGGACGTCCAGCTCCTATCCCATGCAGAAGTCGCTGCGCGGCACAGGATCGCCAAGCCCGTCACCATGA
- a CDS encoding GNAT family N-acetyltransferase, whose product MTVTISDLRHIPEFFDTVVDRIWQAWWKRHGVPEAYIVERLRENMAGNDLPIAFVAHRGATFLGTASLLVSDLDERRQYTPWVAAVWIEPDARGQGLAPALIAHACAEAFARGHGRVYLCAVPVRRSYYMALGWEPIENEVGPLTLTVFVKARPAT is encoded by the coding sequence ATGACCGTCACGATCTCCGACCTCCGTCACATCCCGGAATTCTTCGACACCGTAGTGGACCGCATCTGGCAGGCATGGTGGAAGCGCCATGGCGTGCCGGAGGCCTATATCGTCGAGCGCCTGCGCGAGAACATGGCGGGCAATGACCTGCCGATTGCGTTCGTCGCCCATCGCGGAGCAACCTTTCTCGGCACCGCTTCGCTGCTTGTTTCCGATCTCGATGAACGTCGGCAATACACGCCCTGGGTCGCCGCCGTCTGGATCGAGCCGGATGCGCGCGGGCAGGGCCTTGCGCCGGCTTTGATCGCGCATGCATGCGCTGAGGCCTTCGCGCGGGGGCATGGCAGGGTCTATCTCTGCGCGGTGCCGGTCCGGCGATCCTATTATATGGCGCTCGGGTGGGAGCCGATCGAAAACGAAGTAGGGCCGCTCACGCTCACTGTATTTGTGAAAGCAAGGCCGGCAACCTGA
- a CDS encoding AbrB/MazE/SpoVT family DNA-binding domain-containing protein produces the protein MIVSKLGDGLIVRLPDNVVETLGLKEGDKVTVRPLDVAPAAATTPAARREVLDELRQFQGMMPADFKFNRDEANER, from the coding sequence ATGATTGTCTCGAAACTGGGTGATGGCCTGATCGTCAGGCTACCCGACAACGTCGTGGAAACGTTGGGTTTGAAAGAGGGCGACAAGGTCACTGTTAGACCGCTGGATGTCGCGCCTGCGGCTGCCACAACCCCCGCCGCTCGGAGGGAAGTGCTTGATGAGCTCCGGCAGTTTCAAGGCATGATGCCGGCCGACTTCAAGTTCAACCGCGACGAGGCGAATGAGCGATAG
- a CDS encoding PIN domain-containing protein, with protein sequence MERVQNLVDDGGNVSVQVLNEMANVSRRKFGMSWQQTSQFINRTVRLFDIWPVTVDIHKDGLRLAERYGFAIYDSFIVAAALAADCDTLWSEDMQAGMVVDGRLTIANPFQGDPSLIPAS encoded by the coding sequence GTGGAGAGAGTCCAAAATCTTGTCGATGATGGCGGTAATGTCAGCGTCCAAGTGCTGAACGAAATGGCCAATGTGTCGCGACGCAAGTTTGGCATGTCGTGGCAGCAGACGTCGCAGTTCATCAACCGAACAGTGAGGCTTTTCGATATATGGCCGGTCACCGTTGACATTCACAAAGACGGCCTCCGCCTCGCCGAACGCTACGGCTTCGCCATCTATGACAGCTTCATCGTCGCTGCGGCCCTTGCGGCGGATTGCGACACCCTCTGGTCCGAAGACATGCAGGCCGGCATGGTCGTCGATGGCCGGCTGACAATCGCAAATCCGTTCCAGGGCGATCCATCCTTGATCCCGGCCTCTTGA